A genome region from Littorina saxatilis isolate snail1 linkage group LG16, US_GU_Lsax_2.0, whole genome shotgun sequence includes the following:
- the LOC138949713 gene encoding uncharacterized protein produces the protein MSTPARTVGTPRNAALASLTTPGRGDQVHSAEVGIDVTNLDSEHELLAAKGRALGIRSGSSLARYVQEEQLSQVQIRKQLAEQKLTEEEARMRQEEARMRQEEARRKQKREEEEARMRQEEAKRKQEREEEEARMRQEEARRKQEREEEEQRRRQRLYELEEAKLLAELERTRTAAAAPAPIAHDPAIQPVRLKIDKFDETREELDTFLGRFERAATLSGWDGETWGARVGTLLTGFAADVYLELPLENASNYDAVVESLRSSFRWTADAYRSKFRQATKNEAETFNQYATRLRIWFERWRKSAKKAETYEDLRDLILTEHLMDRISGDLGEFIRQNNPANLQATAELAECYAASKRARKNPVTVTGRAGGNKNSDSPKKNAPPIYSNPEGQRGKCFNCGQEGHKRRNCPRPARSTNVRSVTTPESNSTMKELPALCGPCGKLSYTPLCTVTVNGAQVSALRDTGADGLVIDSTLVKDCDLMREGQTIRLAAGNVEQKCFTTVIHLESPFFLRRSCCHCCRSTDLPRIDWKQDHPARWRNSRSTCVQGGSTATEDSSRYQVPTLER, from the coding sequence ATGTCTACTCCAGCCAGAACAGTTGGTACTCCTAGAAATGCTGCTTTGGCTAGTCTTACTACTCCTGGTCGCGGCGATCAAGTACATTCTGCTGAAGTTGGTATCGATGTCACTAATCTGGACTCTGAACATGAACTTCTTGCCGCCAAGGGACGCGCTCTTGGGATTCGTTCGGGCAGTTCGTTGGCTCGTTATGTGCAGGAAGAACAGCTGAGTCAAGTTCAGATTCGGAAGCAGTTAGCTGAACAGAAGCTgacagaagaagaagccaggATGAGACAAGAAGAAGCCAGGATGAGACAGGAAGAAGCCAGGAGGAAACAGAAacgagaagaggaagaagccaGGATGAGACAAGAAGAAGCCAAGAGAAAACAGGAacgagaagaggaagaagccaGGATGAGACAAGAAGAAGCCAGGAGAAAACAGGAACGAGAGGAGGAGGAACAAAGACGACGCCAGCGACTCTATGAACTCGAAGAAGCTAAACTTTTAGCTGAACTAGAAAGAACGCGGactgctgctgctgcccctGCTCCTATTGCCCACGATCCCGCCATCCAACCGGTTAGGCTAAAAATAGACAAATTCGATGAAACCAGAGAGGAACTTGACACTTTTTTGGGACGCTTTGAACGTGCTGCCACACTTAGCGGGTGGGATGGAGAAACATGGGGAGCGCGCGTAGGTACTCTACTAACTGGATTTGCAGCTGACGTCTACTTAGAGCTACCCCTTGAAAACGCTTCAAACTACGATGCAGTCGTGGAATCCCTTAGGTCATCGTTTAGATGGACGGCGGATGCATACCGATCGAAGTTTCGTCAAGCTACTAAGAACGAAGCAGAAACCTTCAACCAATATGCGACCAGACTACGCATATGGTTTGAACGCTGGCGGAAGAGCGCCAAGAAAGCTGAAACATATGAAGACTTGAGGGATCTCATACTTACAGAACATCTCATGGATAGAATCTCAGGTGATTTGGGAGAATTTATTCGTCAGAATAACCCGGCTAATTTGCAAGCCACCGCAGAGTTGGCAGAATGTTATGCCGCGTCGAAGAGAGCAAGGAAAAACCCAGTCACTGTGACTGGTCGAGCTGGGGGAAACAAGAACTCAGACAGCCCGAAGAAGAACGCACCACCGATCTACTCTAACCCTGAAGGTCAAAGGGGCAAATGTTTCAACTGCGGCCAGGAAGGACATAAGCGAAGGAATTGTCCGCGTCCTGCACGTTCTACGAATGTGAGATCTGTGACGACTCCAGAATCGAATTCAACCATGAAGGAGTTGCCTGCCCTTTGCGGTCCTTGTGGGAAACTGTCTTATACTCCCCTGTGTACAGTGACGGTAAACGGAGCACAAGTCTCAGCTTTGCGTGACACAGGAGCAGATGGACTGGTGATCGACTCGACTTTGGTCAAGGACTGCGATCTTATGCGGGAAGGACAAACTATCCGACTTGCGGCAGGGAATGTTGAACAAAAGTGTTTCACCACTGTCATCCATCTCGAGTCACCTTTTTTTCTCAGGAGAAGCTGTTGCCATTGTTGCCGATCAACTGACTTACCCCGTATTGATTGGAAACAGGATCATCCGGCCAGGTGGAGAAACTCTAGAAGTACCTGTGTACAAGGCGGAAGCACAGCCACTGAAGACAGCAGTCGTTACCAGGTCCCAACACTCGAGAGATAA